In Chitinophaga oryzae, the sequence GCTTCGATGGCGCGCTGTTTGGCTACCAGCTGCTTCACCCGCCGGACCAGGTCGGGCACTACCTGTTCATCGCCATATTTAACCACGCCGTACAAGGCGGTAAATTTGTTTTTTCCCTGTTCCAGCTGTGCACGGAAAAGATCGAGGTAAGAAGCGTCGCTCAACTTGAGGATGGCGCTCAGCGCGGTACCGGTGACATCCTGTTTTTTATGGTCCAGTAGTTTTACCAGCGCCGGCAGGCTTGCAGCAGAGCCGGAGGTGGACAGGGCCGTGTTGGCATATATCAGGTCGTATTCGCTTTTGCTGTTGCTGATGACCTCCAGCAGTGTTGCTTCTGCCGTTTTCTCCGCGGAGCGGGCCAGCGCTTTGATCGCGCTTTGCCTGATCTGCCAGGCATTGCTTTTTACCGCCTGGATGAGTACAGTGAGGTCGGTGCCGGCCGGCTTTTCGAGATACGCGATTTGGTCCAGTATGGAGGACAACAGATATTTGTCTTTTTCTTTTGGTATCCGGGA encodes:
- a CDS encoding HEAT repeat domain-containing protein, whose product is MDQYLIELIDRMNDRSDYPLPAGVSSSTTISWAALREAEKLDNITYIPQLIAFINAEKNTDRRKSGYFILGHIAENTNNREAMEFLISRIPKEKDKYLLSSILDQIAYLEKPAGTDLTVLIQAVKSNAWQIRQSAIKALARSAEKTAEATLLEVISNSKSEYDLIYANTALSTSGSAASLPALVKLLDHKKQDVTGTALSAILKLSDASYLDLFRAQLEQGKNKFTALYGVVKYGDEQVVPDLVRRVKQLVAKQRAIEAISTGGKTEIIVALEFLVQHVAGNPEIKKLYELLSGKKNGLLWDREKEWLQTFQHHFK